A single window of Bos javanicus breed banteng chromosome 19, ARS-OSU_banteng_1.0, whole genome shotgun sequence DNA harbors:
- the CHD3 gene encoding chromodomain-helicase-DNA-binding protein 3 isoform X3, whose protein sequence is MASPLRDEEEEEEEMVVSEEEDEEEEEGDEEEEEVEAADEDYEEDDDEGVLGRGPGHDRGRDRHSPPGCHLFPPPPPPPPPLPPPPPPPPPDKDDIRLLPSALGVKKRKRGPKKQKENKPGKPRKRKKLDSEEEFGSERDEYREKSESGGSEYGTGPGRKRRRKHREKKEKKTKRRKKGEGEGGQKQVEQKSSATLLLTWGLEDVEHVFSEEDYHTLTNYKAFSQFMRPLIAKKNPKIPMSKMMTILGAKWREFSANNPFKGSAAAVAAAAAAAAAAVAEQVSAAVSSATPIAPSGPPTLPPPPAADIQPPPIRRAKTKEGKGPGHKRRSKSPRVPDGRKKLRGKKMAPLKIKLGLLGGKRKKGGSSDEGPEPEAEESDLDSGSVHSASGRPDGPIRTKKLKRGRPGRKKKKVLGCPAVAGEEEIDGYETDHQDYCEVCQQGGEIILCDTCPRAYHLVCLDPELDRAPEGKWSCPHCEKEGVQWEAKEEEEDYEEEGEEEGEKEEEDDHMEYCRVCKDGGELLCCDACISSYHIHCLNPPLPDIPNGEWLCPRCTCPVLKGRVQKILHWRWGEPPVAMPAPQQADGNPDAPPPRPLQGRSEREFFVKWVGLSYWHCSWAKELQLEIFHLVMYRNYQRKNDMDEPPPLDYGSGEDDGKSDKRKVKDPHYAEMEEKYYRFGIKPEWMTVHRIINHSVDKKGNYHYLVKWRDLPYDQSTWEEDEMNIPEYEDHKQSYWRHRELIMGEDPAQPRKYKKKKKELQGDGPPSSPTNDPTVKYETQPRFITATGGTLHMYQLEGLNWLRFSWAQGTDTILADEMGLGKTIQTIVFLYSLYKEGHTKGPFLVSAPLSTIINWEREFQMWAPKFYVVTYTGDKDSRAIIRENEFSFEDNAIKGGKKAFKMKREAQVKFHVLLTSYELITIDQAALGSIRWACLVVDEAHRLKNNQSKFFRVLNGYKIDHKLLLTGTPLQNNLEELFHLLNFLTPERFNNLEGFLEEFADISKEDQIKKLHDLLGPHMLRRLKADVFKNMPAKTELIVRVELSPMQKKYYKYILTRNFEALNSRGGGNQVSLLNIMMDLKKCCNHPYLFPVAAMESPKLPSGAYEGGALIKASGKLMLLQKMLRKLKEQGHRVLIFSQMTKMLDLLEDFLDYEGYKYERIDGGITGALRQEAIDRFNAHGAQQFCFLLSTRAGGLGINLATADTVIIFDSDWNPHNDIQAFSRAHRIGQANKVMIYRFVTRASVEERITQVAKRKMMLTHLVVRPGLGSKAGSMSKQELDDILKFGTEELFKDENEGENKEEDSSVIHYDNEAIARLLDRNQDATEDTDVQNMNEYLSSFKVAQYVVREEDKIEEIEREIIKQEENVDPDYWEKLLRHHYEQQQEDLARNLGKGKRVRKQVNYNDAAQEDQDNQSEYSVGSEEEDEDFDERPEGRRQSKRQLRNEKDKPLPPLLARVGGNIEVLGFNTRQRKAFLNAVMRWGMPPQDAFTTQWLVRDLRGKTEKEFKAYVSLFMRHLCEPGADGSETFADGVPREGLSRQQVLTRIGVMSLVKKKVQEFEHINGRWSMPELMPDPSADSKRSSRASSPTKTSPTTPEASAANSPCTSKPATPAPSEKGDGIRTPLEKDEAENQEEKPEKNSRIGEKMETEADTPSPAPSLGERLEPRKMPLEDEVPGVPGEMEPELGYRGDREKSATESTPGERGEEKPMDGQEHRERPEGETGDLGKRAEDVKGDRELRSGPPRDEPRSNGRREEKAEKPRFMFNIADGGFTELHTLWQNEERAAISSGKLNEIWHRRHDYWLLAGIVLHGYARWQDIQNDAQFAIINEPFKTEANKGNFLEMKNKFLARRFKLLEQALVIEEQLRRAAYLNLSQEPAHPAMALHARFAEAECLAESHQHLSKESLAGNKPANAVLHKGKGRGGPARGRAHSAASEPAGGVAERHEGGRDPPASHAVPNTPHRSPPSDVRAQHPQPAGQQGHRDSPHTGLPPGSIRYTSGVRGGLQRRTRRGPGRRRRQLQPDASRVLHHSRHQRPSSAGEEGEGNGGGTGGRRAGSEGAPNRGGDLYRRLTGSQACPSPRSRPRGRPPAQALGPAASPPPSPPLGPPLG, encoded by the exons ATAAGGATGACATTCGACTGCTGCCTTCAGCATTGGGCGTGAAGAAGAGAAAGCGAGGACCTAAGAAACAGAAGGAGAACAAGCCAGGAAAGCCCCGGAAACGCAAGAAGCTT GACAGCGAGGAGGAATTTGGCTCTGAGCGAGATGAGTACCGGGAGAAGTCAGAGAGTGGAGGCAGTGAATATGGAACCGGACCAGGTCGGAAACGGAGACGGAAGCACcgagaaaaaaaggagaagaagacaaAGCGGCGGAaaaaaggggagggagagggagggcaaAAG CAAGTGGAACAGAAGTCATCAGCAACCCTGCTTCTGACCTGGGGCCTGGAGGACGTGGAACATGTGTTCTCCGAGGAAGATTACCACACACTCACCAACTACAAAGCCTTCAGCCAATTCATGAG GCCCCTCATTGCTAAGAAGAATCCTAAGATCCCAATGTCTAAGATGATGACCATTCTCGGGGCCAAGTGGAGAGAGTTCAGCGCCAACAACCCCTTCAAGGGGTCGGCGGCTGCTGTggcagcggcagcggcagcagcggCGGCTGCTGTAGCTGAGCAGGTGTCAGCCGCTGTCTCCTCGGCCACCCCCATAGCACCCTCCGGACCCCCCACCCTTCCACCACCCCCTGCTGCTGATATCCAGCCCCCACCCATCCGAAGAGCCAAAACCAAAGAGGGCAAAG GTCCAGGCCACAAGCGGCGGAGTAAGAGCCCCCGAGTGCCCGACGGACGCAAGAAGCTTCGGGGAAAGAAGATGGCACCACTCAAAATCAAGCTAGGGCTTCTGGGTGGCAAGAGAAAGAAGGGCGGCTCG AGTGACGAGGGCCCCGAACCGGAGGCCGAGGAATCAGACCTGGACAGCGGCAGTGTCCACAGTGCCTCAGGCCGCCCCGATGGCCCCATCCGCACCAAGAAATTAAAACGAGGCCGGCctggaaggaagaagaagaagg TTCTAGGCTGTCCCGCtgtggctggggaggaggagattGACGGCTACGAGACAGATCACCAGGATTACTGTGAGGTGTGCCAGCAGGGTGGGGAGATCATTCTGTGTGACACCTGCCCTCGTGCCTACCACCTCGTCTGCCTTGATCCTGAGCTTGACCGGGCTCCTGAGGGCAAGTGGAGCTGCCCTCACTGT GAGAAGGAGGGGGTCCAGTGGGAagccaaggaggaggaggaagactatgaagaggagggggaggaggaaggggagaaggaggaagaagatgacCACATGGAGTATTGCCGCGTGTGCAAGGACGGCGGGGAGCTGCTGTGCTGCGACGCCTGCATCTCCTCCTACCACATCCACTGTCTGAACCCCCCGCTGCCCGACATCCCCAACGGCGAATGGCTGTGTCCCCGATGCACC TGTCCTGTGCTGAAAGGCCGTGTGCAGAAGATCCTGCACTGGCGGTGGGGAGAGCCACCCGTGGCCATGCCAGCCCCCCAGCAGGCAGACGGGAATCCGGATGCCCCACCGCCACGACCTCTTCAAGGCAGATCCGAGCGAGAGTTCTTTGTCAAGTGGGTGGGCCTGTCCTACTGGCACTGCTCCTGGGCCAAGGAGCTGCAG CTGGAAATCTTCCACTTGGTGATGTACCGAAACTACCAACGGAAGAATGACATGGATGAGCCCCCACCCCTGGACTATGGCTCTGGTGAGGACGATGGCAAGAGTGACAAGCGCAAGGTGAAGGACCCACACTACGCCGAGATGGAGGAGAAGTACTATCGTTTTGGCATCAAGCCAGAGTGGATGACCGTCCACCGGATCATCAACCACAG TGTGGATAAAAAGGGGAATTACCACTATCTAGTGAAATGGAGGGACTTGCCCTATGACCAGTCCACATGGGAGGAAGATGAAATGAACATCCCTGAATATGAAGACCACAAGCAGAGCTACTGGAGACACCG AGAACTAATTATGGGGGAGGACCCTGCTCAGCCCCGCAAgtataagaagaagaagaaggagctGCAGGGTGATGGGCCTCCCAGTTCTCCTACTAACGAT CCTACAGTGAAATATGAGACTCAGCCACGCTTCATCACAGCCACAGGAGGCACACTACACATGTATCAGCTGGAAGGATTGAACTGGCTACGCTTCTCATGGGCCCAGGGCACTGATACCATTTTGGCTGATGAAATGGGGCTGGGCAAGACCATACAAACCATCGTCTTCCTCTACTCACTCTATAAGGAG GGCCACACAAAGGGTCCCTTCCTGGTGAGTGCCCCGCTGTCCACCATCATCAACTGGGAGCGGGAGTTCCAGATGTGGGCACCCAAGTTCTATGTAGTGACATACACGGGTGACAAGGACAGTCGAGCCATCATTCGTGAGAATGAGTTTTCCTTTGAAGACAACGCCATCAAAGGTGGCAAGAAAGCTTTTAAGATGAAG AGGGAGGCACAGGTGAAGTTCCATGTTCTCCTGACATCATATGAGCTGATCACCATTGATCAGGCAGCTCTCGGCTCCATCCGCTGGGCCTGTCTCGTGGTGGATGAGGCCCATCGGCTCAAGAACAACCAGTCCAAG TTTTTCAGGGTCCTCAATGGCTACAAGATAGATCATAAGTTGCTGCTGACAGGGACTCCATTGCAGAATAATCTGGAGGAGCTCTTCCATCTGCTGAACTTCCTCACCCCAGAGAGGTTTAA CAacctggagggcttcctggaggagtttGCTGACATATCCAAAGAAGACCAGATTAAGAAACTTCATGACTTGCTGGGGCCACACATGCTGCGGAGGCTCAAGGCAGATGTCTTTAAGAACATGCCAGCCAAAACAGAGCTCATTGTTCGCGTGGAGCTGAGCCCCATGCAGAA GAAATACTACAAGTATATCCTGACCCGAAATTTTGAGGCCTTGAATTCACGAGGTGGTGGGAACCAGGTGTCGCTGCTGAACATCATGATGGATCTTAAGAAGTGCTGCAACCATCCGTACCTCTTTCCTGTGGCTGCTATG gagtcCCCCAAACTTCCCAGTGGGGCTTATGAGGGTGGGGCACTTATTAAGGCGTCTGGGAAGCTCATGCTGCTGCAGAAGATGCTGCGAAAGCTGAAAGAGCAAGGACACAGAGTGCTCATCTTCTCGCAG aTGACCAAAATGTTAGACTTACTGGAGGACTTCTTAGACTACGAGGGCTACAAGTATGAGCGCATTGATGGCGGCATCACTGGTGCCCTGAGGCAGGAGGCCATTGACCGCTTCAATG CTCATGGGGCCCAAcaattctgtttcctcctctccaCCCGGGCCGGAGGCCTGGGCATCAATCTGGCCACTGCTGACACTGTCATCATCTTCGATTCAGACTGGAACCCCCATAATGATATCCAG GCCTTCAGCCGTGCTCATCGGATTGGCCAGGCCAACAAAGTGATGATTTACCGGTTTGTGACTCGCGCCTCGGTGGAAGAGCGAATCACACAGGTGGCCAAGAGAAAGATGATGCTGACACATCTGGTGGTGCGGCCCGGGCTGGGCTCCAAGGCGGGCTCCATGTCCAAGCAGGAGCTGGACGACATCCTCAAATTTGGTACCGAGGAGCTATTTAAGGATGAAAATGAGG GTGAGAACAAGGAGGAGGACAGCAGTGTGATTCACTACGACAACGAGGCCATTGCTCGGCTTTTGGACCGGAATCAGGATGCAACTGAGGACACTGACGTACAGAACATGAACGAGTATCTCAGCTCCTTCAAGGTGGCCCAGTATGTGGTTCGGGAAGAAGACAAG ATTGAGGAAATTGAACGAGAGATCATCAAGCAGGAAGAGAACGTTGACCCCGACTACTGGGAGAAGCTGCTGCGGCACCACTACGAGCAACAGCAGGAAGACCTGGCGAGGAACCTCGGCAAGGGCAAGCGGGTCCGCAAGCAGGTCAACTACAATGACGCTGCTCAGGAGGACCAAG ATAACCAGTCAGAATACTCAGTGGGATcagaggaggaggatgaagacTTTGATGAGCGTCCTGAAG GGCGTCGACAGTCAAAGAGGCAGCTTCGGAACGAAAAGGATAAGCCACTGCCTCCACTGCTGGCTCGAGTTGGGGGCAACATTGAG GTGCTGGGATTCAACACCCGTCAGCGGAAGGCCTTCCTCAACGCAGTGATGCGCTGGGGCATGCCCCCGCAGGACGCCTTCACCACCCAGTGGCTGGTGCGGGACCTCAGGGGCAAGACTGAGAAAGAGTTCAA GGCCTATGTGTCTTTGTTTATGCGCCATCTCTGTGAGCCCGGGGCAGACGGCTCTGAAACCTTTGCTGACGGAGTCCCTCGGGAGGGGCTGAGTCGCCAGCAAGTGTTGACCCGCATTGGAGTCATGTCTCTCGTCAAGAAAAAG GTACAGGAGTTCGAGCACATCAATGGGCGCTGGTCTATGCCGGAGCTGATGCCTGACCCCAGTGCTGACTCCAAGCGCTCCTCCAGAGCCTCCTCTCCTACCAAAACGTCTCCCACCACTCCTGAGGCCTCAGCTGCAAACAGCCCTTGCACCTCAAAACCTG CTACTCCAGCTCCCAGCGAGAAAGGAGATGGCATAAGGACACCTCTGGAGAAGGATGAAGCAGAAAACCAGGAGGAGAAGCCAGAAAAGAATAGCAGGATTGGGGAGAAGATGGAGACAGAG GCTGATACCCCTAGCccagccccatccctgggagaGCGGCTGGAGCCAAGGAAGATGCCTCTAGAGGATGAGGTGCCAGGGGTACCTGGAGAGATGGAGCCTGAACTTGGGTACCGGGGGGACAGAGAGAAGTCAG CCACGGAGTCGACGCCAGGAGAGAGGGGGGAGGAGAAGCCGATGGATGGACAGGAACACAGGGAGAGGCCGGAGGGGGAGACGGGGGATTTGGGCAAGAGAG CAGAAGACGTGAAAGGGGACCGGGAGCTTCGGTCTGGGCCTCCTCGAGATGAGCCACGGTCCAATGGGCGACGtgaggaaaaggcagagaaaccgcGGTTCATGTTCAACATTGCAGATGGTGGCTTCACAG AGCTTCACACGCTGTGGCAGAATGAGGAGCGGGCGGCTATTTCCTCGGGGAAACTCAACGAGATCTGGCACCGAAGACACGACTATTGGCTCCTGGCTGGTATTGTCCT CCATGGCTACGCACGGTGGCAGGACATCCAGAATGATGCTCAGTTTGCCATTATCAATGAGCCATTTAAAACTGAAGCCAATAAGGGGAACTTTctggagatgaaaaataaattcttggCCCGGAGATTCAAG CTCCTGGAGCAGGCGCTGGTGATTGAGGAGCAGCTGCGGCGGGCGGCCTACCTGAACCTATCACAGGAGCCGGCGCACCCCGCCATGGCCCTCCACGCCCGCTTCGCCGAGGCCGAGTGCCTGGCCGAGAGCCACCAGCACCTCTCCAAGGAGTCGCTGGCGGGGAACAAGCCGGCCAACGCCGTCCTGCACAAGGGTAAGGGCCGCGGCGGCCCCGCGCGGGGGAGGGCCCACAGCGCTGC TTCTGAACCAGCTGGAGGAGTTGCTGAGCGACATGAAGGCGGACGTGACCCGCCTGCCAGCCACGCTGTCCCGAATACCCCCCATCGCAGCCCGCCTTCAGATGTCCGAGCGCAGCATCCTCAGCCGGCTGGCCAGCAAGGGCACAGAGACTCACCCCACACCG GCCTTCCCCCCGGGTCCATACGCTACACCTCCGGGGTACGGGGCGGCCTTCAGCGCCGCACCCGTCGGGGCCCTGGCCGCCGCAGGCGCCAATTACAGCCAGATGCCAGCAGGGTCCTTCATCACAG CCGCCACCAACGGCCCTCCAGTGCTggtgaagaaggagaaggaaatggtggggGCACTGGTGGCAGACGGGCTGGATCGGAAGGAGCCCCGAACCGGGGAGGTGATCTGTATAGACGACTGACCGGATCCCAGGCCTGCCCTTCACCCAGGTCCCGGCCCCGAGGTCGACCCCCAGCTCAGGCTCTGGGGCCTGCTGCCAGTCCTCCACCTTCCCCACCCCTTGGGCCACCACTGGGCTAG